A window of Streptomyces sp. N50 contains these coding sequences:
- a CDS encoding enoyl-CoA hydratase/isomerase family protein yields the protein MESPFVIVDLDHAPNDRASSHETEPPDRDRVVIGVAAQPTAAVEGFDILLTGVPEPPRPWVGCADPRATARQLGHIADSRPAASVALVQVLRMGSGLSIPDRLVLESLAYSTLQGGADFRSWLAAAPRRAHRPAETPVRLDRDGPRLSITLDRPWVRNAFDAATRDTLCEALQVAVADPSISRVDLHGNGPAFCSGGDLAEFGTSRDPARAHLVRVHRSPGALLHRCAPRVTAHLHGACVGAGIELAAFAGRVVAAPDTVIRLPEVGMGLIPGAGGTASIPVRVGRERTAYLALSGAELSAGVALRWGLVDEVSDREDAAADPRRAFHG from the coding sequence GTGGAGTCGCCCTTCGTGATCGTCGACCTCGACCACGCCCCCAACGACCGCGCCTCCTCGCACGAGACAGAACCGCCTGACCGCGACCGAGTCGTGATCGGCGTGGCAGCGCAACCCACCGCTGCGGTCGAAGGCTTCGACATCCTGCTCACCGGGGTTCCCGAGCCGCCCCGGCCATGGGTGGGGTGCGCGGATCCGCGGGCCACGGCTCGGCAGCTGGGTCACATCGCCGACAGCCGGCCCGCCGCATCCGTCGCGCTGGTGCAGGTGCTGCGGATGGGCAGCGGGCTCTCGATCCCCGACAGGCTGGTTCTCGAATCCCTCGCGTACTCGACGCTTCAGGGCGGAGCGGACTTCCGTTCCTGGCTGGCGGCTGCACCCCGGCGTGCCCACCGCCCCGCCGAGACTCCCGTACGGCTCGACCGTGACGGTCCCCGGCTGTCCATCACGCTCGACCGGCCCTGGGTGCGCAACGCGTTCGACGCGGCGACACGGGACACGCTGTGCGAGGCACTTCAGGTGGCCGTGGCCGATCCTTCGATCAGCCGGGTCGATCTGCACGGCAATGGCCCGGCCTTCTGCAGCGGTGGCGACCTGGCCGAGTTCGGTACGTCGCGTGACCCGGCGCGGGCTCATCTGGTGCGGGTGCATCGGAGTCCGGGTGCGCTGCTGCACCGTTGCGCTCCACGCGTGACCGCGCATCTGCACGGTGCGTGTGTCGGCGCGGGGATCGAGCTCGCGGCGTTCGCGGGGCGGGTGGTCGCCGCGCCGGACACGGTGATCCGGTTGCCGGAGGTCGGGATGGGGCTGATTCCGGGCGCGGGCGGTACGGCGAGCATCCCGGTCCGGGTCGGCCGGGAGCGGACGGCGTATCTCGCCCTGTCCGGGGCGGAGTTGAGCGCCGGGGTTGCGCTGCGCTGGGGGCTCGTCGACGAGGTCAGCGACAGGGAGGACGCGGCTGCGGACCCTCGGCGCGCCTTCCACGGCTAA
- a CDS encoding acyl-CoA thioesterase, which translates to MLPWDTRATVDVDSPKSEPPEYDLWMRTPTVAPELAPALTAYASDLSLIGTALRPLEGVTQHDSGTAFSSAVTAHTVWFHRPFSTDDWLLLRHRSPLLAHGRCYGRGDVLTAQGSLVASFAQEALLRFRTIA; encoded by the coding sequence CTGCTTCCCTGGGACACCCGGGCCACCGTCGACGTGGACTCGCCGAAGTCGGAGCCACCCGAGTACGACCTGTGGATGCGCACACCGACCGTCGCCCCGGAGCTGGCCCCGGCGTTGACGGCGTACGCGAGCGATCTGAGCCTGATCGGTACGGCGCTCCGGCCGCTCGAAGGAGTCACCCAGCACGATTCGGGAACGGCGTTCTCCTCCGCCGTCACCGCGCACACGGTGTGGTTCCACCGCCCTTTCAGCACCGACGACTGGCTCCTCCTGCGCCACCGGAGCCCGCTTCTCGCCCACGGCCGCTGCTACGGCCGGGGCGATGTGCTCACCGCGCAGGGGTCCCTGGTCGCGTCGTTCGCGCAGGAGGCGTTGTTGCGGTTCCGTACGATCGCGTGA
- a CDS encoding ABC transporter ATP-binding protein: MSALLELRGIRAAHERITVLHGVDLDVAAGQVVALLGPNGAGKTTTLRVAAGVHPVESGQLVLGGRDMTGADPRDLARAGVCLIPEGRGVFPNLSVRDNLLMMTFTGRGREEIEEIAFARFPVLARRAGQAAGTLSGGEQQMLALARGLATDPAVLLLDELSMGLAPLVVGRLYEQVGEIARQGVAVLVVEQFAAAVLDICDHAAVLVRGRVERQGHPDGGLRAELSALYLGSST; the protein is encoded by the coding sequence GTGAGCGCACTTCTCGAACTGCGCGGCATCCGCGCCGCCCACGAACGCATCACCGTCCTGCACGGCGTCGACCTCGACGTCGCCGCCGGACAGGTGGTGGCGCTGCTCGGCCCGAACGGCGCCGGAAAGACCACCACTCTGCGTGTCGCCGCCGGAGTCCACCCCGTCGAATCGGGCCAACTCGTGCTCGGCGGACGGGACATGACCGGCGCCGACCCCCGCGACCTGGCCCGCGCCGGAGTCTGCCTCATCCCCGAAGGGCGAGGCGTCTTCCCGAACCTGTCCGTCCGCGACAACCTCCTCATGATGACCTTCACCGGCCGCGGTCGCGAGGAGATCGAGGAGATCGCGTTCGCCCGCTTCCCCGTCCTCGCCCGGCGCGCCGGACAGGCCGCGGGCACCCTCTCCGGCGGCGAACAGCAGATGCTCGCCCTCGCCCGCGGCCTCGCAACCGACCCCGCCGTCCTGCTGCTCGACGAACTCTCCATGGGGCTGGCCCCGTTGGTCGTCGGCCGGCTCTACGAACAGGTCGGCGAGATCGCCCGGCAGGGCGTCGCCGTGCTCGTCGTCGAGCAGTTCGCCGCCGCAGTCCTCGACATCTGCGACCACGCCGCCGTCCTCGTACGCGGCCGGGTCGAACGGCAGGGCCACCCCGACGGCGGGTTGCGTGCCGAACTGTCCGCTCTCTACCTGGGGAGTTCCACATGA
- a CDS encoding enoyl-CoA hydratase-related protein — MSDLVLTERVGAVLVATLNRPEARNALNPELIGELSTVLREADTDPAVRAIVLTGAGTVFCAGMDLKAFAKGGGKFDGLVWFFREGITTPVIAALNGSALAGGFELALACDLVVSAEDAKLGIAEVKRGLFAAGGGTTLADRVPLAVALEMGLTGDLVTAADAKQFGLVNRAVPAGEVRETALTLAGRIAENGPLGVAMTKKLMRERRWAEPAEVESVFRSADAVEGARAFAERRSPVWTGK; from the coding sequence ATGAGCGACCTGGTCCTCACCGAACGGGTCGGCGCCGTCCTCGTGGCGACCCTGAACCGTCCGGAGGCCCGAAACGCCCTCAACCCGGAGCTGATCGGCGAACTGTCAACCGTGCTCCGGGAAGCGGACACCGACCCCGCGGTTCGGGCGATCGTCCTCACGGGCGCGGGAACGGTCTTCTGCGCCGGAATGGACCTCAAGGCGTTCGCGAAGGGAGGCGGCAAGTTCGACGGCCTGGTGTGGTTCTTCCGAGAGGGCATCACCACACCGGTGATCGCCGCCCTCAACGGCTCGGCACTCGCCGGCGGCTTCGAACTCGCCCTGGCCTGCGACCTGGTGGTCTCCGCTGAGGACGCCAAGCTGGGGATCGCGGAGGTCAAGCGGGGCCTGTTCGCGGCCGGAGGCGGTACGACCCTCGCCGACCGGGTCCCGCTGGCCGTCGCCCTGGAGATGGGGCTGACCGGCGACCTCGTCACCGCGGCGGACGCCAAGCAGTTCGGCCTGGTGAACCGCGCCGTCCCGGCCGGTGAGGTACGGGAGACGGCACTGACCCTGGCCGGACGCATCGCCGAGAACGGTCCTCTCGGCGTCGCGATGACCAAGAAGCTGATGCGAGAACGCCGTTGGGCCGAACCGGCAGAGGTCGAGTCGGTGTTCAGGAGCGCCGACGCGGTGGAGGGGGCAAGGGCCTTCGCCGAACGCCGTAGCCCGGTGTGGACGGGGAAGTGA
- a CDS encoding ABC transporter permease, translating into MDQFLTFGIVGLSTAAIYAVIGSGLVLTYTTTGVFNFAHGAAGMLSAFMYWQLTVGWGWPVPVALVVVLLVLAPGFGLLVERFVLRPVQALGEAERLVMTVALLSGLIAAARWIWDPNVARPLPMFFAARKPIHLGPAVITWHQAITMAVAVAVAVGLRILLYRTRAGAEMRAAVDDRALVGLTGADPVRAGRVSWILGTQLAAIGGILIAPTVTLDAAQLSLLIVSAYTAAVFGRLRSLPLTFLGAVVVGCMESYLTGYLPQNEYLPGLRLAAPALLLFLALLVFPHRRLRGRERRLARVPVPSARGTFVFAAVVVAFGAVLASLLGEADLITYGAIFSLGVVALSYVPLAGYAGQVSLCQLSMAGIGAVVWAHLGAHGELWALGATILVSAVAGALVALPALRLSGVYLALGTAAFAVILDRWIFTLPAFHVFGLRIALFDQGSVDATGPDLFGLRLDSGRELMVFAAVCLALASIGVAALRRSRFGRRLIALRDSEAAYATLGGNLLVAKVAVFALASGIAGLGGALYGMQQRTVTADQFSLVAGLPIFLVAVVGGLGAVGNGLFAGTAFVGPTNALIAVVPGTANLVALLPGLAGVGLGHNPDGIVSRFRRQWEPLARDRIALSTLLCALALAWALRFTDVINDWTYYGGSLVLAVALRAWASARQTAPAEPEIPVEWWGLRRDWRPEDEEVLARGVAAG; encoded by the coding sequence ATGGACCAGTTCCTCACCTTCGGGATCGTCGGCCTGAGCACGGCCGCGATCTATGCCGTCATCGGCAGTGGGCTCGTGCTCACCTACACCACCACCGGTGTGTTCAACTTCGCGCACGGCGCGGCCGGCATGCTGTCCGCGTTCATGTACTGGCAGCTGACCGTCGGCTGGGGCTGGCCCGTTCCGGTCGCCCTGGTGGTGGTGCTGCTCGTGCTCGCCCCCGGCTTCGGACTGCTCGTGGAGCGCTTCGTGCTGCGGCCCGTCCAGGCCCTCGGTGAAGCCGAACGGCTGGTGATGACGGTCGCGCTGCTCAGCGGTCTCATCGCGGCCGCGCGCTGGATCTGGGACCCGAACGTGGCGCGGCCCCTGCCGATGTTCTTCGCCGCGCGCAAGCCCATCCACCTCGGCCCGGCCGTGATCACCTGGCACCAGGCCATCACCATGGCGGTAGCTGTCGCCGTCGCCGTCGGCCTGCGCATCCTGCTCTACCGCACCCGCGCCGGAGCCGAGATGCGCGCGGCCGTCGACGACCGGGCACTGGTCGGTCTCACCGGCGCCGACCCGGTCAGGGCGGGCCGCGTCTCCTGGATCCTCGGCACCCAACTCGCCGCGATCGGCGGCATCTTGATCGCCCCGACCGTCACCCTCGACGCCGCCCAGCTCTCCCTGCTGATCGTCAGCGCCTACACCGCGGCCGTCTTCGGCCGTCTGCGCAGCCTGCCGCTCACCTTCCTCGGCGCCGTCGTCGTCGGCTGCATGGAGAGCTACCTGACCGGCTACCTCCCGCAGAACGAATACCTCCCCGGACTACGGCTCGCCGCGCCCGCCCTGCTGCTCTTCCTCGCCCTGCTGGTCTTCCCGCACCGACGCCTGCGCGGCCGTGAACGACGGCTGGCCCGCGTGCCGGTGCCGAGCGCGCGCGGCACGTTCGTGTTCGCCGCGGTGGTCGTCGCCTTCGGCGCGGTACTGGCCTCTCTGCTCGGAGAAGCCGACCTGATCACCTACGGAGCCATCTTCTCGCTGGGCGTGGTGGCGCTCTCGTACGTCCCGCTCGCCGGGTACGCCGGACAGGTCTCCCTGTGCCAGCTGAGCATGGCCGGCATCGGCGCGGTCGTCTGGGCACACCTAGGCGCGCACGGCGAACTGTGGGCACTCGGCGCCACGATCCTCGTCTCGGCGGTGGCGGGAGCGCTCGTCGCGCTGCCCGCGCTGCGGCTCTCCGGTGTGTATCTCGCCCTGGGCACCGCGGCGTTCGCCGTGATCCTCGACCGGTGGATCTTCACCCTGCCGGCCTTCCACGTCTTCGGCCTGCGGATCGCCCTCTTCGACCAGGGCTCGGTCGACGCCACCGGCCCCGACCTGTTCGGCCTCCGGCTCGACAGCGGACGGGAGTTGATGGTGTTCGCCGCCGTCTGCCTCGCGCTCGCCTCGATCGGTGTGGCGGCCCTGCGCCGCAGCCGCTTCGGCCGGCGGCTGATCGCCCTGCGCGACAGCGAGGCCGCGTACGCCACCCTCGGCGGCAACCTGCTGGTCGCCAAGGTCGCCGTGTTCGCCCTCGCCTCTGGCATCGCCGGACTCGGCGGAGCGCTGTACGGAATGCAGCAACGCACCGTCACCGCCGACCAGTTCAGCCTCGTGGCGGGGCTGCCCATCTTCCTCGTCGCCGTGGTCGGCGGGCTCGGCGCGGTCGGCAACGGGCTCTTCGCGGGCACCGCCTTCGTCGGCCCGACCAACGCCCTGATCGCCGTCGTCCCCGGCACCGCGAACCTGGTCGCCCTGCTTCCCGGCCTGGCCGGCGTCGGTCTCGGCCACAACCCCGACGGCATCGTCTCCCGCTTCCGCCGCCAGTGGGAACCGCTCGCCCGCGACCGCATCGCCCTGTCCACCCTGCTCTGCGCCCTCGCCCTGGCCTGGGCCCTGCGCTTCACCGATGTCATCAACGACTGGACGTACTACGGCGGTTCGCTCGTTCTCGCCGTCGCGCTCCGCGCCTGGGCGAGCGCCCGGCAGACCGCTCCGGCCGAACCGGAGATCCCCGTCGAGTGGTGGGGTCTACGGCGTGACTGGCGCCCCGAGGACGAGGAGGTGCTGGCCCGTGGCGTCGCTGCAGGTTAG
- a CDS encoding DUF6879 family protein, whose amino-acid sequence MARRLRFNGTGSGEGSCPAIHEDLDSGEVIVHGPRLTDPDALAQLQHIDEDEIPIVMPRNTLIDFGPKDRDTEPRLFTPEQFAKLFDNFQHSAWHLEMRGRYAVDEATDTYAQFVRGEAPTWDLTTPWSLGIRAKTEDGASVGRVRIVDDPPTTGQLYLLAHAEKNTALGEDIRNMWRSDAQRVNLPDEDFWIFDSHIVAVCIFDDDDNLTGAELITEPARVNQYNRLRDVAQHYAVPYRQFAAQVAVKEA is encoded by the coding sequence ATGGCCCGACGACTGCGCTTCAACGGCACGGGTAGCGGAGAGGGCAGCTGCCCCGCGATTCACGAGGACCTCGACTCGGGTGAGGTCATCGTGCACGGGCCGCGCCTCACCGACCCCGACGCCCTCGCCCAGCTCCAGCACATCGACGAAGACGAGATCCCGATCGTGATGCCGCGTAACACGCTGATCGACTTCGGCCCCAAAGACCGCGACACCGAGCCGCGCCTCTTCACGCCGGAGCAGTTCGCCAAGCTCTTCGACAACTTCCAGCACAGTGCCTGGCACCTGGAGATGCGCGGTCGCTACGCGGTCGACGAGGCCACCGACACCTACGCCCAGTTCGTCCGGGGCGAGGCACCGACGTGGGACCTGACCACACCGTGGAGCCTGGGCATCCGCGCGAAGACCGAGGACGGCGCCAGCGTCGGGCGGGTCCGGATCGTCGACGACCCGCCCACCACAGGGCAGTTGTACCTGCTCGCCCACGCGGAGAAGAACACCGCGCTGGGCGAGGACATCCGCAACATGTGGCGGTCGGACGCCCAACGCGTCAACCTCCCGGACGAGGATTTCTGGATCTTCGACTCTCACATCGTCGCCGTCTGCATCTTCGACGATGATGACAACCTCACGGGCGCCGAACTGATCACGGAGCCCGCCCGGGTGAACCAGTACAACCGACTGCGGGACGTGGCTCAGCACTACGCCGTTCCGTACAGGCAGTTCGCGGCTCAGGTGGCCGTGAAGGAGGCGTAA
- a CDS encoding nuclear transport factor 2 family protein: MEIQQLLARYAVCITRGDLDGVLGVFTPDGTYSAFGDSYGLDEFPALVAAAPKGLFLTGTPAVDLSGDTATGTQPLCFVDHATHDLRIGYYNDTYVRTDEGWRLRTRAMTFIRRSGVHDSGRPHAYQRPGT, from the coding sequence ATGGAGATCCAGCAGCTCCTCGCCCGCTACGCGGTGTGCATCACCCGCGGTGACCTGGACGGGGTGCTGGGCGTCTTCACGCCCGACGGCACATACAGCGCCTTCGGGGACTCCTACGGCCTCGACGAGTTCCCGGCGCTCGTGGCCGCCGCGCCCAAGGGGCTGTTCCTCACGGGCACGCCGGCCGTCGACCTGTCGGGCGACACCGCGACCGGCACCCAGCCGCTCTGCTTCGTCGACCACGCCACGCACGACCTGCGGATCGGCTACTACAACGACACCTACGTCCGCACGGACGAGGGCTGGCGGCTGCGCACGCGGGCGATGACGTTCATCCGCCGCAGCGGAGTCCACGACTCGGGCCGCCCCCACGCCTATCAGCGCCCGGGAACATGA
- a CDS encoding helix-turn-helix transcriptional regulator: protein MSTDYQQAREALGIRLRELRLSASDGRLTGTALARRLGWSNSKVSKLELGKQTATPEDLRAWAAACGQPALYEELRARLAGFESHIRSWRRQLVGGHKPVQDAHNEAQANSKVLRAWESSWVVGVLQTPDYARAVLTRSAERHKSPLDIEAAVRARMKRQELLYSGGRKYHVILWEPVLRSLVCPPSVLTAQLDRLTGAIGMDTVELGIVPLTASLKSPPGLGFWIYDDRQVVTETWHAEMWLDDSDSLALYLRIWNSLRESAVYGADAHNVINSARRALNPR, encoded by the coding sequence GTGAGTACGGACTATCAGCAGGCTCGCGAGGCGCTCGGGATTCGGCTCCGGGAACTTCGGCTCTCGGCTTCTGATGGCCGACTCACCGGCACCGCCCTGGCTCGCAGGCTCGGCTGGTCCAACTCCAAGGTCTCGAAGCTGGAGTTGGGCAAGCAGACGGCCACTCCGGAGGACCTGCGCGCGTGGGCGGCGGCGTGCGGCCAGCCCGCCCTGTACGAGGAACTGCGGGCCAGGCTGGCGGGGTTCGAGTCACACATCCGCTCGTGGCGCAGGCAACTGGTCGGCGGTCACAAGCCCGTCCAGGACGCCCACAACGAGGCGCAGGCCAACTCGAAGGTGTTGCGCGCCTGGGAATCCTCATGGGTCGTCGGCGTCCTCCAGACTCCCGACTACGCCCGCGCCGTACTGACCCGCTCCGCCGAACGGCACAAGTCTCCGCTCGACATCGAGGCCGCCGTACGCGCCCGGATGAAGCGGCAGGAACTGCTGTACAGCGGCGGCCGGAAGTACCACGTCATCTTGTGGGAGCCGGTGCTGCGCTCGCTGGTCTGCCCGCCCTCGGTGCTCACCGCCCAGCTCGACCGCCTGACGGGCGCCATCGGCATGGACACCGTGGAGCTGGGCATCGTGCCGCTCACCGCGTCGCTGAAGTCGCCGCCCGGTCTGGGCTTCTGGATCTACGACGACCGCCAGGTGGTCACCGAGACCTGGCACGCCGAGATGTGGCTCGACGACTCCGACTCCCTCGCCCTCTACCTGCGCATCTGGAACTCTCTCCGCGAGTCCGCGGTCTACGGCGCCGACGCCCACAACGTCATCAACTC
- a CDS encoding acyl-CoA thioesterase domain-containing protein, translated as MACPDKAVKSLHVQFARAGRPQEPVRYEVTRHHEGGSFATLTVVAKQTQGVAAVAAVSLHSHEDGPDQQIAFPMPRCREPSTTWISPCFPGTPGPPSTWTRRSRSHPSTTCGCAHRPSPRSWPRR; from the coding sequence CTGGCCTGCCCCGACAAGGCGGTCAAGAGCCTTCATGTGCAGTTCGCGCGAGCGGGACGGCCGCAGGAGCCGGTGCGGTACGAGGTGACGCGCCATCATGAGGGCGGCTCCTTCGCCACGTTGACGGTCGTGGCGAAGCAGACTCAGGGCGTCGCGGCCGTAGCCGCCGTGTCCCTGCACTCCCACGAGGACGGTCCCGACCAGCAGATAGCGTTCCCGATGCCCCGGTGCCGGGAGCCGAGCACGACGTGGATCTCTCCCTGCTTCCCTGGGACACCCGGGCCACCGTCGACGTGGACTCGCCGAAGTCGGAGCCACCCGAGTACGACCTGTGGATGCGCACACCGACCGTCGCCCCGGAGCTGGCCCCGGCGTTGA
- a CDS encoding ABC transporter ATP-binding protein: MASLQVSGVTVSFGGNRALDGVALTAEAGRVTGLIGPNGAGKSTLFDVASGLRRPSSGQVHLDGRDVTRARPSARARHGLARTFQRLELFGRLSVRDNLLVAAELGPERRRADRLVTEILHRLGLTDLADTSPDALPTGVGRLVEVGRALAIRPKVLLLDEPAAGQDAEETERFAELLRALTDDGTAVVLVEHDMSLVMAVCDEVYVLDLGKIIAVGPPEVIRSDETVLAAYLGDA; this comes from the coding sequence GTGGCGTCGCTGCAGGTTAGTGGAGTGACCGTCTCCTTCGGCGGGAACCGCGCTCTCGACGGAGTCGCCCTGACCGCCGAGGCGGGCCGGGTCACCGGGCTCATCGGCCCCAACGGGGCAGGGAAAAGCACCCTGTTCGACGTCGCCTCCGGACTGCGCAGGCCCTCCTCGGGACAGGTCCACCTGGACGGCCGGGACGTCACCAGGGCCCGGCCCTCGGCCCGGGCCCGGCACGGACTCGCCCGTACCTTCCAGCGCCTGGAACTGTTCGGCCGGCTCAGCGTGCGCGACAACCTCTTGGTCGCCGCCGAACTCGGCCCCGAACGCCGCCGCGCAGACCGGCTCGTCACCGAGATCCTGCACCGCCTCGGTCTCACCGACCTGGCCGACACCTCACCCGACGCCCTCCCCACGGGAGTTGGCCGCCTGGTCGAGGTGGGAAGGGCGCTTGCGATCCGCCCGAAGGTGCTTCTCCTCGACGAACCCGCCGCCGGACAGGACGCGGAGGAGACCGAACGCTTCGCGGAACTCCTGCGCGCCCTCACCGACGACGGAACCGCCGTCGTCCTCGTCGAACACGACATGAGCCTGGTGATGGCCGTCTGCGACGAGGTGTACGTCCTCGACCTCGGCAAGATCATCGCCGTCGGCCCGCCCGAGGTGATCCGCAGCGACGAAACGGTTCTCGCCGCCTACCTGGGGGACGCGTGA
- a CDS encoding CoA transferase, with protein sequence MENPVLRDWMDSVEPFLAPLSDIASSFTDLTGVPVDLPTALFLRAQLAGLERPGRTSANGSCDLLQAADGWAAVNLARPDDLAAVPALLALLGSPGERGGLQAAVRRVAAADVVEAAQLLGIAAAVPGSAQGSRPAVRAERWGEQGASRAMAEIRIVDFSALWAGPLCARLLGLAGARVLKAESVTRPDGARFGTPAFYRWLHDGHDNLVVDFTPGALDEIVAEADVVIEASRPRALRRLGLRAEEFLAARPGRVWVGITGYGRENDRIAFGDDASVAGGLTGVDPNGDPLFLGDALADPVTGVFAAQAVARSLAAGGGELLCVSMAACAATLADARTRVQPPC encoded by the coding sequence ATGGAGAATCCTGTTCTCCGCGACTGGATGGACTCCGTCGAGCCGTTCCTGGCCCCGCTCTCGGACATCGCCAGCTCCTTCACGGACCTGACGGGCGTGCCGGTCGACCTGCCGACCGCACTGTTCCTGCGGGCCCAACTGGCCGGCCTGGAACGCCCGGGCAGGACATCCGCCAACGGTTCCTGCGACCTCCTCCAAGCCGCTGACGGCTGGGCCGCTGTGAACCTGGCCCGCCCCGACGACCTGGCCGCCGTACCCGCACTGCTGGCGCTGCTCGGTTCGCCAGGGGAGCGCGGGGGTCTGCAGGCGGCGGTACGACGGGTCGCGGCGGCCGACGTGGTCGAAGCCGCACAGTTGCTTGGCATCGCCGCTGCGGTACCGGGATCGGCCCAAGGCTCACGCCCCGCGGTCCGCGCCGAGAGGTGGGGCGAACAGGGTGCCTCGCGCGCGATGGCGGAGATACGGATCGTCGACTTCTCCGCGCTCTGGGCGGGGCCGCTGTGCGCGCGGTTGCTGGGGCTGGCGGGCGCCCGGGTGCTGAAGGCGGAGAGCGTGACACGACCGGACGGTGCGCGCTTCGGGACGCCCGCCTTCTACCGCTGGCTGCACGACGGACACGACAACCTGGTCGTCGATTTTACCCCCGGCGCGCTGGACGAGATCGTCGCCGAGGCCGACGTCGTCATCGAGGCGTCACGGCCGCGCGCGCTGCGCCGACTCGGCCTGCGCGCCGAGGAGTTCCTCGCCGCCCGCCCCGGCCGAGTGTGGGTCGGTATCACCGGATACGGACGCGAGAACGACCGCATCGCGTTCGGAGACGACGCTTCCGTGGCCGGCGGTCTGACCGGAGTCGACCCGAACGGCGACCCCCTCTTCCTCGGAGACGCGCTCGCCGATCCCGTCACCGGCGTGTTCGCCGCCCAGGCCGTGGCCCGTTCCCTCGCCGCGGGAGGCGGAGAACTGCTCTGCGTCTCCATGGCGGCCTGCGCCGCGACACTCGCGGACGCGCGAACCCGGGTCCAACCACCGTGCTGA
- a CDS encoding acyl-CoA dehydrogenase family protein, with amino-acid sequence MNVADFRAGLRTWLDEHDLSPGPEHSLDAQVAQLARVRRALYDADWMRYGWPAEVRGLGGPAVLRAVLGEEVATRELAEPGIYSMIEVLAPTMISYAPPALAAEMVPRLLSGREQWCQGFSEPGSGSDLASLTTRAVPRGDHWEISGQKVWTSLAQFAARCVLLTRTAPGHNGITAFFVDMDTPGITVRPLRTMHGVDEFAEVFFDDVTVPADRMLGRPGDGWRLAMDLLPHERSTCFWHRIAHLYTRLDRLLAETSLPDDAELGAAYLALHTVRCRSHATQRRLAAGERLGAETSVDKVLLATAEQQLFGTVRDLLPGVLELTDTSWRSEYLYAKAATIYGGTAEIQRNIIARRLLDLGRE; translated from the coding sequence ATGAACGTCGCCGACTTCCGCGCAGGCCTGCGCACTTGGCTGGACGAGCACGACCTGTCCCCCGGCCCCGAGCACTCCCTGGACGCCCAGGTCGCTCAACTGGCCCGGGTCCGCCGGGCGTTGTACGACGCGGACTGGATGCGGTACGGCTGGCCCGCCGAGGTGAGGGGGCTCGGCGGGCCCGCGGTACTGAGGGCGGTGCTCGGCGAGGAGGTCGCCACACGGGAGTTGGCCGAGCCGGGGATCTACTCGATGATCGAGGTCCTCGCCCCGACGATGATCTCGTACGCCCCTCCCGCGCTGGCCGCCGAGATGGTCCCGCGGCTGCTGAGCGGGCGCGAGCAGTGGTGCCAGGGCTTCTCCGAACCCGGCTCCGGCAGCGACCTCGCCTCCCTCACCACCCGGGCGGTCCCGCGCGGCGACCACTGGGAGATCAGCGGCCAGAAGGTGTGGACGAGCCTGGCCCAATTCGCCGCCCGCTGCGTCCTGTTGACCCGCACCGCGCCGGGCCACAACGGGATCACCGCGTTCTTCGTCGACATGGACACCCCCGGCATCACCGTCCGGCCGCTGCGCACGATGCACGGCGTGGACGAGTTCGCCGAGGTGTTCTTCGACGATGTGACGGTGCCCGCCGACCGGATGCTCGGCCGCCCCGGCGACGGCTGGCGCCTGGCGATGGACCTGCTCCCGCACGAGCGCTCCACCTGCTTCTGGCACCGGATCGCCCATCTCTACACGCGACTTGACCGCCTGCTGGCCGAGACGAGCCTCCCCGACGACGCCGAACTCGGCGCCGCCTACCTCGCGTTGCACACCGTCCGTTGCCGCTCCCACGCCACCCAACGCCGCCTCGCCGCCGGTGAGCGCCTGGGCGCGGAGACGTCGGTCGACAAGGTGCTGCTGGCCACGGCCGAACAGCAGCTCTTCGGGACCGTGCGCGATCTCCTGCCCGGCGTACTGGAGTTGACGGACACATCGTGGCGCTCGGAGTACCTGTACGCGAAGGCGGCGACGATCTACGGCGGTACGGCCGAGATCCAGCGGAACATCATCGCGCGCCGACTGCTCGACCTCGGGAGGGAGTAG